One Pochonia chlamydosporia 170 chromosome 5, whole genome shotgun sequence DNA segment encodes these proteins:
- a CDS encoding GCN5-related N-acetyltransferase (GNAT) domain-containing protein (similar to Metarhizium robertsii ARSEF 23 XP_007816736.1), with product MIEPTGLEWLDVKSTLPSVPYSQDTHEVRTQRLLLRKFRIDDLEPLFELRSHPDVAAWTPSGKPETDIEQTKKVLAAWIDGQNDKNLKFAICLASTGEFIGQGGVHSRQGQLGWPELGYAIRKEHWGKGYATEFVKAFLDLWWRLPRVESNFRVDARTLSPGCEDGQVANECIVAITVDENKGSRGVLVKSGMELTKIWRVEDMRDETQMVDLLCYVMTGRKS from the coding sequence ATGATTGAACCAACGGGGCTAGAGTGGTTAGACGTCAAGTCCACGCTTCCCTCAGTTCCCTACAGCCAAGACACACATGAAGTCCGAACGCAACGTCTACTTCTTCGCAAGTTTAGGATAGATGATCTGGAACCACTTTTCGAGTTGCGGTCGCATCCAGACGTGGCTGCCTGGACGCCTAGTGGAAAACCAGAAACAGACATTGAACAGACGAAAAAGGTATTAGCCGCCTGGATCGATGGCCAAAATGACAAGAATCTCAAGTTCGCCATCTGTCTCGCATCGACGGGAGAATTCATCGGACAAGGAGGAGTACACTCTCGACAGGGGCAACTGGGCTGGCCCGAACTAGGCTACGCCATACGCAAGGAACACTGGGGCAAGGGCTACGCTACAGAGTTTGTCAAGGCATTCCTCGACCTGTGGTGGAGGTTGCCAAGAGTAGAGAGTAACTTTCGGGTTGACGCCAGGACCCTGTCTCCTGGCTGTGAGGACGGACAAGTGGCCAATGAATGCATTGTGGCAATCACAGTTGATGAAAACAAGGGGAGCCGTGGCGTGCTTGTGAAGAGTGGAATGGAATTGACAAAGATTTGGAGGGTGGAGGACATGCGTGATGAGACGCAGATGGTTGATTTGCTGTGCTACGTGATGACTGGACGAAAGAGTTAG
- a CDS encoding cysteine-rich CPCC domain-containing protein, with protein MPRFDGSNSIETYRYPCVCCGHLTFSVDSWPGSFHICPICFWEDDLTQLEDPFDNSGANPISLLTAQLNYQAFGACDKSCLPHVQQPTEEQPLSSFWRLIDQEVDDFLAGEVDPTDWRTYCWWLPQFRKQNRE; from the coding sequence ATGCCCAGGTTTGACGGCTCCAACAGCATCGAGACTTATCGTTACCCCTGCGTCTGCTGTGGGCATTTGACTTTTTCGGTTGACTCCTGGCCTGGCTCATTCCATATCTGTCCCATCTGTTTTTGGGAAGATGACCTGACTCAACTTGAAGACCCATTCGACAACAGTGGAGCGAATCCTATTTCTCTTCTGACGGCACAGTTGAACTACCAAGCATTCGGGGCATGCGACAAGAGTTGTCTCCCGCACGTtcaacaaccaacagaaGAACAGCCATTGTCGAGCTTTTGGCGTCTCATTGATCAAGAAGTCGATGACTTTCTCGCCGGTGAGGTTGATCCAACCGATTGGCGAACATACTGCTGGTGGCTGCCGCAGTTTCGAAAGCAGAATAGAGAATAA
- a CDS encoding Zn(2)-C6 fungal-type DNA-binding domain-containing protein (similar to Metarhizium robertsii ARSEF 23 XP_007825786.1) produces MVPPVEVKQRGKPRGMRRDRDCHSCKLRNIKCDLNRPSCSQCLEAKISCGGYPQRVIWAADRLARDTQAAPSTASASGSGSASASASSSNNSSKVQKRQRRESRSKLPDNKNTLSPEQDVTKTPTSDAATAKSESPVLELRRLPVTDQNSFITSLVAFCQHIISSDGSVGDHGHYLSAEAVRLISRLHDLMKARIEGRSTVPLAGGEGWDSIDTARHRLAALVGLNEALEAANPFAFLGIAAFAVLEVCDSPFGEWQRHLHGAKSLLDFHCPDPPALEKLSHTVTGLTEIVARLVWWDTLGAIARGSKGLIFDDWHRQTLDQRLFQVVGCSADTLDLFSRVAKGEGASNTLSCCVMAMEQLAKIDADESAWSLSANVNRCASAIAMLTQLEGTTDRHVQRALDSAVERTCQLIARMTPSSIYYIHVAVSAYLAGMHATTLHQCEILRAYWHHCNHAGVQRYPDGLAKCEERWRARGLTGSTE; encoded by the coding sequence ATGGTGCCACCGGTGGAGGTGAAGCAACGCGGCAAGCCGCGTGGGATGCGCCGAGACCGGGACTGTCACAGCTGCAAGCTGAGGAACATCAAATGCGACTTGAATCGCCCGTCATGCTCGCAGTGTCTTGAGGCCAAGATATCTTGCGGCGGCTATCCCCAGCGTGTCATATGGGCAGCTGACCGATTGGCGAGGGATACCCAGGCTGCACCCTCAACAGCGTCAGCGTCGGGTTCGGGTTcggcttcagcttcagcttcatcatcaaacaactcctccaaggTTCAAAAAAGGCAGCGGAGAGAGTCCCGATCAAAACTACCTGATAACAAGAACACCTTGTCGCCAGAACAGGACGTCACAAAAACCCCGACTAGTGACGCCGCTACGGCAAAAAGTGAAAGCCCAGTCTTGGAGCTGCGCCGTCTTCCTGTGACGGATCAAAACAGTTTCATCACCAGTCTTGTCGCATtttgccaacacatcatATCATCGGACGGCTCAGTCGGCGACCACGGTCATTATCTCTCCGCCGAGGCTGTTCGACTCATCTCAAGACTCCACGATCTAATGAAGGCCCGTATCGAGGGCCGGTCGACGGTGCCGCTGGCTGGTGGAGAGGGGTGGGACTCGATTGATACAGCTCGCCACCGACTTGccgccttggttggcctCAACGAGGCTCTGGAGGCTGCCAATCCGTTTGCTTTTCTGGGAATCGCTGCGTTTGCCGTCCTGGAAGTATGCGACAGCCCGTTTGGTGAGTGGCAGCGGCACCTCCATGGTGCCAAATCCCTGCTGGATTTCCACTGCCCAGACCCGCCCGCACTGGAGAAGCTCTCCCACACGGTTACAGGCCTGACGGAGATTGTCGCTAgattggtctggtgggataCCCTCGGGGCGATTGCGAGAGGGAGCAAGGGACTTATATTTGATGACTGGCATCGACAGACTCTTGACCAAAGACTGTTTCAGGTTGTAGGATGCTCAGCAGACACGCTGGACCTGTTCAGCAGGGTGGCAAAAGGCGAGGGTGCCAGCAATACATTAAGTTGCTGTGTCATGGCAATGGAACAGCTCGCCAAAATTGATGCGGATGAGTCTGCATGGAGCCTTTCGGCCAATGTCAACAGGTGCGCATCTGCAATTGCGATGCTGACCCAACTGGAGGGTACTACAGACAGGCATGTACAACGAGCGTTGGACTCGGCAGTTGAGCGAACGTGTCAACTGATTGCTCGTATGACGCCGTCTTCCATATATTATATTCACGTAGCTGTCTCGGCATACCTAGCTGGTATGCATGCTACCACTCTGCATCAGTGCGAGATATTACGAGCCTATTGGCATCACTGCAACCATGCAGGTGTACAACGGTACCCCGATGGCTTGGCGAAATGCGAAGAGAGATGGAGAGCGAGGGGTTTGACTGGAAGCACAgagtga
- a CDS encoding MFS monosaccharide transporter (similar to Cordyceps militaris CM01 XP_006673183.1), with protein MASNMEHISKSSSDFAAEKNNDATQVVHEDILPSAEGLAEAMAMAKPSPWSKPLLKLYGFCAVAFLCSTMNGYDGSIFGSLPALESFRDRFEVGKTGPKLGYISAMYTVGTIVSLPVTGPACDFKGRRMGAFIGSIIVIASTILSGLATNTEQFVAGRFFLGFGVSIVRCASSIWVAEISPPSYRGVLTAFYNCTYAVGALMAAGVTRGSVQFAGDTAWRVPVWCQLICPAIVAALIMFFPESPRWLFANKKEEAAVEFLTTYHGDGNPNHPLVRLQIDEYRQVISLNGSDKKWWDYSDLYKTRAARWRVVNALIPSVWGQCSGNAVVSYYLPAMLATTGMTKSDQILNINLGYTAISAVASYVGASLIEKMGRRPTSIWTSVACSICFAGITGGAGAFASTKSSSAASAGVAFIFIFGWCYNFGMTPLQALYPVECLSYEQRGKGLAFVFAFVHCLAFVNQFCFPIALQKIGWYTYIIFIGWDLIQATISYLFSVETKARSLEEMSEIFEARNPVKASLRTPKTGNSSG; from the exons ATGGCTTCCAACATGGAGCACATCTCCAAGAGTTCCAGCGACTTCGCTGCGGAAAAGAACAACGATGCCACCCAAGTCGTGCATGAAGACATTCTTCCCTCTGCAGAAGGTCTGGcagaagccatggccatggcaaagCCCTCGCCGTGGAGCAAGCCCCTTCTCAAACTGTATGGATTCTGTGCCGTCGCTTTCTTGTGTTCCACCATGAACG GTTACGATGGTTCAATTTTCGGCTCTCTTCCCGCGTTGGAATCCTTCAGGGACCGCTTCGAGGTCGGCAAGACTGGTCCTAAGCTCGGCTACATCTCTGCCATGTACACGGTCGGCACTATTGTGTCACTTCCAGTAACTGGTCCAGCTTGCGACTTCAAGGGCCGCCGTATGGGTGCCTTTATAGGAAGTATCATTGTTATCGCCAGTACAATTCTGTCGGGATTGGCTACCAATACGGAGCAATTTGTCGCTGGCCGATTCTTCCTCGGCTTTGGAGTCAGCATTGTTCGCTGCGCAAGCTCTATCTGGGTCGCTGAGATTTCCCCTCCGTCATACCGCGGAGTATTGACGGCTTTTTACAACTGCACATATGCTGTTGGCGCgttgatggctgctggtgttACCCGAGGCTCCGTTCAGTTTGCGGGAGATACTGCTTGGAGagttccagtctggtgtcagcTAATTTGCCCTGCTATTGTAGCCGCGCTCATCATGTTCTTCCCAGAGTCACCGCGATGGCTGTTCGCCAACAAGAAAGAGGAAGCAGCTGTTGAGTTTCTAACCACATATCATGGCGATGgcaacccaaaccaccccCTTGTCCGACTGCAGATCGACGAATACCGCCAGGTCATCTCTCTCAACGGCTCCGATAAGAAGTGGTGGGACTACAGTGATCTATACAAGACCCGAGCGGCTCGATGGCGCGTGGTAAATGCCTTGATCCCCTCGGTTTGGGGCCAGTGTTCTGGAAACGCGGTAGTCAGTTACTAtctgccagccatgcttgCGACTACGGGCATGACGAAGTCTGATCAAATTTTGAACATCAACTTGGGCTACACGGCCATTTCAGCCGTCGCCTCATATGTCGGAGCCAGTCTTATTGAGAAAATGGGCCGACGACCAACCAGTATCTGGACTTCTGTCGCATGCTCAATCTGCTTTGCCGGCATCACTGGCGGAGCTGGTGCATTTGCTTCTACAAAATCGAGCAGCGCTGCTTCTGCGGGAGTAGcattcatcttcatctttggcTGGTGCTACAACTTTGGCATGACTCCCTTGCAGGCGTTGTATCCGGTGGAATGCTTATCTTATGAACAGCGTGGCAAGGGCCTCGCAttcgtctttgcctttgttcaCTGCTTAGCGTTCGTCAATCAGTTTTGCTTTCCGATTGCTCTGCAGAAGATTGGATGGTACACTTATATCATCTTCATTGGCTGGGACTTGATCCAAGCTACCATCAGTTATCTGTTTTCAGTGGAAACAAAGGCACGCTCTCTGGAGGAAATGTCTGAGATCTTTGAGGCCAGAAACCCTGTTAAAGCATCGCTCAGGACACCAAAGACTGGTAACAGCAGTGGTTGA
- a CDS encoding prolyl aminopeptidase (secreted protein) (similar to Metarhizium robertsii ARSEF 23 XP_007817759.1) — MRHIVYFSALVATIIAPPVSAIQVANFPVTKDLAESYGCGEDCQKVLNKTLAIDISTVGRDFDVDFYSTAANFTHSKAGDLLKLTPLDPNSLDDRAGTTVYRMQYSSKDLDGSTVPATGFIAFPYTASFKQRGGDTRHHDKYRVVAVAHGTIGTQYGCAPSNGPGLFDYDTWKPLLERGYAVVATDYAGLGNNYTSHKYLSFRAQASDLYYSVVAARQAFGGSLTKDWMSIGYSYGGGAAWKLAESQYVKNDENYLGTVAVGPVISLDMVLDKNAKRDMLSHLPLVAPAIKAAIPSYKENMLSDKMRKRMELANKAQVCALSVLGLSLDLALEDIYSKEGLEKDKPVLLQWVKDNSPAQGDKSPAPILLIQGLNDTTAPLEVTERAWRNTCASGSEVHLSLYSGMDHSPAASAGGPEFMSWIDDQFLKAKGGKSNCTRVTREPFDAKYVKAPPEVSW; from the coding sequence ATGCGGCACATTGTGTATTTCTCTGCCCTTGTGGCAACAATCATTGCACCTCCTGTTTCTGCTATACAAGTTGCCAACTTTCCAGTGACAAAAGATCTAGCCGAATCATACGGCTGTGGGGAGGACTGTCAGAAAGTTCTTAATAAGACCTTGGCCATTGACATCTCTACTGTTGGAAGAGActttgatgtcgacttcTACAGTACGGCTGCCAACTTTACCCATTCGAAAGCCGGCGACCTGCTGAAACTGACGCCCTTGGATCCCAATTCACTGGATGACAGGGCTGGGACAACGGTATATCGCATGCAATATTCTTCCAAGGATCTGGACGGCTCGACTGTCCCCGCGACAGGATTCATCGCCTTTCCATACACCGCATCATTCAAGCAGCGCGGCGGTGACACCCGCCACCATGATAAATACAGggtcgtcgccgtcgcccaCGGTACGATTGGCACCCAATATGGCTGCGCGCCGTCCAACGGACCAGGTCTATTCGACTATGACACTTGGAAACCATTACTGGAACGAGGCTACGCTGTGGTTGCCACAGATTATGCCGGCCTTGGAAACAACTACACATCTCACAAATACCTTAGCTTCAGAGCTCAAGCCAGCGATCTATATTACTCAGTAGTCGCAGCGCGTCAAGCATTCGGCGGAAGCCTCACCAAAGATTGGATGAGCATTGGCTATTCCTACGGCGGTGGCGCCGCGTGGAAACTCGCCGAAAGCCAGTACGTCAAGAACGACGAGAACTATCTGGGAACCGTGGCAGTCGGGCCAGTGATATCTCTCgacatggtgttggataAGAATGCGAAACGAGACATGCTGAGCCATTTGCCATTGGTGGCACCGGCAATAAAGGCGGCAATCCCTTCATACAAGGAAAATATGCTGTCCGACAAGATGCGAAAACGGATGGAGCTTGCAAACAAGGCCCAGGTATGTGCTTTGAGTGTCCTTGGACTGTCTCTagacttggccttggaggATATATACTCCAAAGAAGGGCTCGAGAAGGACAAACCAGTCCTTCTGCAGTGGGTTAAGGATAATTCCCCAGCTCAGGGCGATAAGTCCCCGGCACCGATTCTTTTAATTCAAGGCCTGAACGACACCACCGCTCCACTCGAAGTTACTGAGAGAGCTTGGAGGAATACTTGTGCTAGCGGAAGTGAAGTTCACTTGAGTCTTTATTCAGGCATGGATCATTCGCCAGCGGCGTCTGCAGGCGGACCCGAGTTTATGAGTTGGATTGACGATCAGTTTTTGAAGGCCAAGGGCGGCAAATCAAACTGCACTAGAGTCACGAGAGAGCCATTTGACGCCAAGTATGTAAAGGCGCCGCCTGAGGTGAGCTGGTGA
- a CDS encoding flavin-binding monooxygenase-like family protein (similar to Colletotrichum gloeosporioides Nara gc5 XP_007272691.1) gives MENMDCVVIGAGFHGLAAAKHYLCSQPDHSVAILDSQASIGGTWAEERLYPGLKTNNMFGTYQYPDFPMESGKYGAEPGRHIPARAVHEYLKSYADQFDLTQLIRLNTKVVSAEHQEIDGGWILNLQCNGETSTIRTRRLIVASGFTSEPNRVSFVGQENFGGRVFHGREFHQNADTVKAGQSATVYGSTKYAWDAVYAYATAGADVHWVIRANGHGPCWMTPPYVTPLKQRVEFLANTRLLTWFSPCIWGSEDGHPWIRRLLHGTIVGRFITNLFWKILSSDVLALCNFDSHAETKKLKPTLNAMFAGTSFSILNYDTDFFEFVRNGQVKVHLAEIDRLSQGTVHLSDNTSFESESILVHTGWKKVPPMKFLPEGIEVELGLPHEQTGQLAKADFGSNMELLQRADREILSRFPRLQDQPACLDSYVPTSQLQGIAKSETSTEYNKLTPFMLHRYILPPASRFLRHRDIAFCGMVMNFSTPILTHVQSLWVAAFMSGNLDRDVTSNISDPGALEELQYQTVLNNRFGKWRYPVDWGNKAPAFIFDAVPYYDMLLRDLGLPYKRKPGLLSNLLDPYGPEDYQDTTAEWLAKHRPWKQTK, from the exons ATGGAGAATATGGATTGCGTTGTGATAGGCGCCG GATTCCACGGTCTGGCGGCCGCAAAACACTATCTGTGCAGTCAGCCAGATCACTCAGTTGCGATACTAGACTCACAAGCATCCATTGGTGGCACATGGGCGGAAGAAAGGCTGTATCCAGGCCTAAAAACGAACAATATGTTTGGGACGTACCAATATCCTGATTTCCCAATGGAAAGTGGGAAATATGGCGCAGAACCCGGCAGACATATCCCTGCGAGAGCAGTCCATGAATATCTCAAATCGTATGCCGACCAGTTTGATCTGACTCAATTGATTCGCCTCAACACAAAAGTTGTTTCCGCGGAGCACCAAGAGATTGACGGAGGATGGATTTTGAACCTTCAATGCAACGGAGAAACGTCTACAATCCGCACAAGGAGACTAATCGTTGCGTCCGGCTTCACCTCTGAGCCAAATAGGGTAAGTTTTGTTGGGCAGGAAAACTTTGGAGGTCGAGTGTTCCATGGACGAGAGTTTCACCAGAATGCAGACACTGTGAAGGCTGGTCAAAGTGCGACAGTTTATGGGTCAACCAAGTACGCCTGGGATGCTGTATATGCATATGCCACCGCTGGTGCAGATGTGCATTGGGTCATTAGAG CAAATGGCCACGGCCCATGCTGGATGACACCGCCATATGTGACTCCTCTGAAGCAAAGAGTGGAATTTTTGGCCA ACACGAGACTACTTACGTGGTTTAGTCCTTGTATCTGGGGATCCGAGGACGGCCATCCGTGGATTCGAAGACTCCTACATGGAACAATTGTTGGGCGGTTCATCACAAATTTGTTCTGGAAAATTCTCAGCTCTGATGTGTTGGCTTTGTGCAACTTCGATTCGCACGCAGAGACGAAGAAGTTGAAACCTaccctcaacgccatgttCGCCGGAACAAGTTTTAGCATTCTGAACTACGACACGGACTTTTTCGAGTTTGTGCGGAacggtcaagtcaaggttcACCTAGCCGAAATTGATCGTCTGAGCCAAGGCACGGTGCATCTCTCGGACAACACCTCCTTCGAATCGGAGTCAATCCTTGTGCATACTGGATGGAAGAAAGTTCCGCCCATGAAGTTCCTCCCGGAGGGGATCGAGGTAGAGCTGGGCTTACCACATGAACAAACAGggcagcttgccaaagctgATTTCGGAAGCAATATGGAACTGCTTCAGAGAGCCGATAGAGAAATCTTGTCCCGGTTCCCCCGTCTGCAAGACCAACCTGCTTGCCTTGACAGCTATGTGCCAACCTCGCAGCTTCAGGGAATCGCCAAATCCGAAACCTCAACCGAGTACAACAAACTAACACCATTTATGCTCCATCGCTATATTCTGCCGCCAGCATCACGATTCCTTCGGCATCGAGACATTGCTTTCTgtggcatggtgatgaatttCAGCACGCCAATATTGACGCATGTTCAGAGTCTGTGGGTAGCTGCGTTCATGTCGGGTAACTTGGATCGAGACGTGACATCGAATATTTCGGACCCAGGGGCCTTGGAAGAACTTCAATACCAGACAGTGCTGAACAATCGTTTTGGCAAATGGCGGTACCCCGTGGACTGGGGTAACAAGGCTCCGGCGTTCATCTTTGATGCAGTCCCTTATTACGACATGCTGCTTCGAGACCTTGGGTTGCCATATAAGAGGAAACCGGGACTACTATCAAACTTGCTTGATCCATACGGTCCTGAGGACTACCAAGATACGACAGCGGAATGGCTTGCAAAACACCGACCGTGGAAGCAGACGAAATAA
- a CDS encoding alpha-1,6-mannosyltransferase Och1 (similar to Metarhizium acridum CQMa 102 XP_007813182.1) produces MLEKPDLAFEPIHSLYTKIVYMINLKASRARLLVIISAVFALFGLLHFTLSQNAVAFAKTSRISTKITQEGPLIPKKIWQIYLRPSTSNDSFQIDPTKISDAASWLARNPDYSYHLIGDQGASRILHRHKLSNQKIRQIYNRLPNTGMKSDLLRYLILADEGGVYSDTDVEALRPIDRWVPSQYSREAKVIVGIEFDRLNGSNWGEVHEEIQFCQWTIAAAPNHPLLHNMVSSVVSGLEKYSADRNSTLDHVKITNSDVINLTGPSAWTDVVFEQLRTFQPNLTSIRNLTGLTEPTLIGDILVLPIDGFGMGQGHSNSTNDGSIPESALVRHKFHGSWRQETDKND; encoded by the coding sequence ATGCTTGAAAAGCCCGACTTGGCTTTCGAGCCTATCCACTCGTTATATACCAAAATCGTGTACATGATAAACCTCAAGGCTTCAAGGGCGAGACTTCTTGTCATTATTTCAGCAGTTTTCGCATTATTTGGCTTGCTTCACTTTACTTTATCACAAAACGCAGTGGCCTTCGCCAAAACCAGTCGGATAAGCACCAAGATAACACAGGAAGGGCCCCTTATTCCAAAAAAGATATGGCAAATCTACCTACGACCCTCGACGTCCAACGACAGTTTTCAAATTGATCCCACCAAGATCTCTGACGCAGCctcatggctggctcgtAACCCCGACTATTCCTACCACCTTATTGGGGATCAAGGCGCCTCCCGCATCCTTCACCGGCACAAACTATCAAATCAGAAAATACGACAAATATACAACAGACTGCCAAACACTGGTATGAAGTCTGACTTGCTGAGATATTTGATACTGGCGGATGAAGGCGGCGTCTATTCTGATACGGATGTGGAGGCACTTCGACCGATCGACAGATGGGTTCCCAGTCAATATTCTAGGGAAGCCAAAGTCATAGTAGGGATTGAATTTGACAGATTGAACGGATCAAACTGGGGCGAAGTTCACGAAGAGATTCAGTTCTGCCAGTGGACCATCGCAGCTGCGCCAAACCATCCGCTCTTACACAATATGGTCTCCTCTGTCGTATCTGGCCTCGAAAAGTACTCCGCCGATCGTAACTCGACCTTGGATCATGTCAAAATCACGAACTCGGACGTCATCAACCTCACGGGCCCATCTGCATGGACAGATGTTGTCTTTGAACAGCTTCGCACTTTTCAACCAAACCTCACATCCATACGGAATCTAACCGGGCTGACAGAACCAACTCTCATCGGAGACATCTTGGTTCTACCCATCGATGGGTTTGGCATGGGACAGGGTCATTCAAACAGTACTAATGACGGCTCGATACCGGAAAGTGCGCTTGTTCGACACAAGTTTCACGGCTCATGGCGGCAGGAAACGGACAAAAATGATTGA
- a CDS encoding MFS pantothenate transporter (similar to Coccidioides immitis RS XP_001243436.1): MGSSRFREYFSVHYQPGERKLIQKIDFFILTFCCLSYLVNYLDRSNLANAYVSGMKTDLGFTGNQFNEINTCFTVGYVIGQVPSNLSLHYVKPRFWFPAMMILWGALTMVTASVHNPQSIMAIRFFQGICEASTFVGTHYILGAWYTERELGKRSGIFTSSGLAGTLIGGFIQTGINRSLNGRLGLAGWRWLFIIDGLLTVPVAIYGVIFFPDTPQTTTAFYLTEEEKKLAVSRVPEVPEQSPVTLKFLKKVLSSWYWWGFVGLWCLAGELESFSTNSLLALFLENHPVHKYTTAQKNNYPTGVPAVGIASTLFWATLTDFLGGKRYLVGYFIGLTSIATSIMILVSSRDPTNPHSTTVTMAAYYWAGSVYACQATFFAWCNDAMRYEQATFRSVVLAGMNLGNNAVNAWWSIIFYGVSMAPWFIRGMWAMIACSIALIIWTVGLSWKDHKNKKSLVVEVHHAETKLEEP, translated from the exons atgggTTCATCACGCTTTCGCGAGTACTTTTCTGTGCATTACCAGCCTGGAGAGCGGAAGCTCATCCAGAAGATTGACTTCTTCATTCTTACCTTTTGCTGCCTCAGTTATTTGGTCAACTAC CTTGACCGgagcaatcttgccaatgcaTACGTATCGGGAATGAAAACTGACCTTGGTTTCACCGGAAACCAGTTTAATGAAATCAACACTTGCTTCACTGTCGG CTACGTCATTGGCCAAGTGCCATCAAACTTGTCCCTTCACTATGTCAAACCTCGATTCTGGTTCccggccatgatgattctCTGGGGAGCACTCACCATGGTCACCGCATCTGTTCACAACCCTCagtccatcatggccattcGATTTTTTCAAGGCATCTGTGAAGCCTCCACCTTTGTCGGCACCCACTACATTCTCGGTGCATGGTATACCGAGCGGGAGTTGGGCAAGCGAAGTGGCATATTTACGTCATCTGGATTGGCTGGCACCCTCATTGGTGGTTTCATCCAGACCGGCATCAACAGGAGTCTCAACGGTCGGCTTGGCCTTGCAGGATGGCGGTGGCTGTTTATCATTGACGGTCTCCTCACTGTTCCTGTGGCCATTTACggcgtcatcttcttccccGATACGCCGCAAACGACTACCGCGTTTTACCTCAcagaggaggaaaagaagttGGCTGTCTCTCGCGTCCCCGAGGTGCCTGAGCAGTCTCCTGTAACACTCAAGTTCCTCAAGAAGGTCTTGTCATCATGGTATTGGTGGGGGTTTGTCGGCCTGTGGTGTCTCGCAGGCGAGCTAGAAAGCTTCAGTACAAACTCCCTGTTGGCACTCTTTTTGGAAAACCACCCCGTCCACAAGTACACTACCGCGCAAAAGAACAACTATCCCACTGGTGTACCTGCAGTCGGCATCGCGTCGACTCTATTCTGGGCGACCTTGACCGATTTCCTCGGCGGCAAGCGTTACCTGGTTGGATATTTTATTGGCTTGACAAGCATTGCAACCTCCATCATGATCTTGGTCTCTTCGCGTGACCCTACGAACCCACACTCAACAACCGTCACAATGGCCGCCTACTACTGGGCAGGTTCTG TCTACGCCTGCCAAGCTACATTTTTTGCCTGGTGTAATGATGCCATGAGATATGAACAAGCCACTTTCCGCAGTGTTGTTCTAGCTGGCATGAACCTTGGAAACAATGCCGTCAACGCCTGGTGGAGTATTATCTTCTATGGAGTATCCATGGCTCCGTGGTTTATT CGAGGTATGTGGGCAATGATTGCGTGCTCAATTGCGCTCATTATTTGGACCGTTGGTCTGTCATGGAAGGACcacaaaaacaagaagagcTTGGTCGTCGAGGTTCATCATGCTGAGACGAAACTTGAAGAACCTTAG